One window of Puntigrus tetrazona isolate hp1 chromosome 14, ASM1883169v1, whole genome shotgun sequence genomic DNA carries:
- the LOC122358182 gene encoding tripartite motif-containing protein 16-like protein has translation MNNLNIVSDRPSVHLSFSGSGKQAKVSRVRSSSLRCTGTTLRSTWELNGRLIQEEPVRGEIRKATPSSAEEVLMSMMMKRIKTAERVQHGYEADEDNSSTSTLHHKYDARGSLAARGNKEGFQHQLKETQKTLQQRIQQREKDLQRLRETVESHKRSAQTAVEDSEKIFTEIIRSIERRRSELIELIRDQEEQAVSRAEGRLERLEQEINDLRRRDAELEQLSHTQDHIQFLQMNQRKTVSGLSRLLLNLDVNDLCSSVFSLDDLRESVHQLRDKLEDFCKEQLKKISDRVTFNIVPRTRNDFLRYSRQFTLDLNTVNKHLRLSENNRVITNTDTDQPYPDHPDRSEGVCQVLCRESVCGRCYWELEWSGDVFISVSYKSIRRKGRGNERWFGSNDQSWSLFCSRSRYSFRHNNIETALALKPISSRVGVYVDHGAGTLSFFSVSDSMSLIHTVQTTFTQTLCPGFSFYIKSSVKLC, from the exons ATGAATAACCTGAACATCGTCTCTGACCGTCCATCAGTCCATCTTTCCTTCAGCGGCTCTGGAAAGCAGGCCAAAGTGTCCAGGGTACGATCCTCATCACTCAGGTGCACTGGAACTACATTAAGAAGCACATGGGAGCTTAACGGAAGACTTATTCAAGAAGAACCTGTCCGAGGAGAAATTCGTAAAGCAACTCCTTCCTCAGCTGAGGAGGTACTGATGTCTATGATGATGAAGAGAATAAAGACTGCAGAGCGTGTGCAGCATG GCTATGAGGCAGACGAGGACAACTCCAGCACGTCAACTCTGCATCATAAGTATGACGCCAG GGGAAGTCTTGCTGCCCGCGGGAACAAAGAGGGCTTTCAG CACCAGCTGAAGGAGACTCAGAAGACGCTCCAGCAGAGAATCcagcaaagagagaaagatctCCAGCGGCTGAGAGAGACTGTGGAGTCTCATAAG CGCTCTGCACAGACAGCAGTGGAGGACAGCGAGAAGATCTTTACTGAGATCATCCGCTCCATTGAGAGAAGACGCTCTGAGTTGATAGAGCTGATCAGAGATCAGGAAGAGCAAGCAGTGAGTCGAGCTGAAGGACGACTGGAGCGACTGGAGCAGGAGATCAATGATCTGAGGAGAAGAGACGCTGAGCTGGagcagctttcacacacacaggatcacATCCAGTTCCTGCAG ATGAACCAGAGAAAGac GGTTTCCGGTCTCTCTCGGCTCCTCCTAAATCTAGACGTAAATGATCTCTGCAGTTCTGTCTTCTCTTTGGATGATTTGAGAGAATCTGTTCATCAGCTGAGAGACAAACTGGAGGATTTCTGTAAAGAGCAGCTCAAGAAGATCTCAGACAGAG TCACATTCAACATTGTTCCCAGAACCAGGAATGACTTCCTACGAT ATTCCCGTCAGTTCACTCTGGATCTGAACACAGTGAATAAACACCTCCGTCTGTCCGAGAACAACAGAGTGATTACTAACACTGACACAGATCAgccgtatcctgatcatccagacagatctgaaggtgtgtgtcaggtgttgtgtagagagagtgtgtgtggacgctgttactgggagctGGAGTGGAGTGGAGATGTGtttatatcagtgtcatataagagcATCCGCAGGAAGGGACGAGGTAATGAGCGTTGGTTTGGatctaatgatcagtcctggagtttgttcTGCTCTCGCTCCAGAtactcattcagacacaataaCATAGAGACTGCTCTTGCTCTGAAACCCATCAGCAgtagagtaggagtgtatgtggatcacggagcaggaactctgtccttcttcagcgtctctgacTCAATGAgcctcatccacacagtccagaccacattcactcagacgcTCTGTCCTgggtttagtttttatattaaatcctcagtgaaactgtgttga
- the hmgn6 gene encoding high mobility group nucleosome binding domain 6 isoform X2 — MPKRKKADRDGKDEPQRRSARLSARPAYVKAEPKPKKTTKKDKAVGVKKEDKKTKVKAKESSESAASEENHSEN; from the exons ATGCCTAAAAGAAAG AAAGCAGACAGGGATGGCAAGGATGag CCACAGAGAAGATCTGCGCGGTTATCAGCA AGACCAGCTTATGTGAAGGCTGAACCCAAACCAAAAAAGACAACTAAG AAAGACAAAGCAGTCGGTGTCAAAAAGGAGGATAAGAAGACCAAGGTGAAGGCCAAGGAGAGCTCCGAGTCTGCGGCCAGCGAGGAGAACCACTCCGAGAACTGA
- the hmgn6 gene encoding high mobility group nucleosome binding domain 6 isoform X1, which produces MENNAVLFLKADRDGKDEPQRRSARLSARPAYVKAEPKPKKTTKKDKAVGVKKEDKKTKVKAKESSESAASEENHSEN; this is translated from the exons ATGGAAAATAACGCCGTGTTATTTTTG AAAGCAGACAGGGATGGCAAGGATGag CCACAGAGAAGATCTGCGCGGTTATCAGCA AGACCAGCTTATGTGAAGGCTGAACCCAAACCAAAAAAGACAACTAAG AAAGACAAAGCAGTCGGTGTCAAAAAGGAGGATAAGAAGACCAAGGTGAAGGCCAAGGAGAGCTCCGAGTCTGCGGCCAGCGAGGAGAACCACTCCGAGAACTGA
- the LOC122357206 gene encoding RING finger protein 148: MKALHGRSCVWLWAFVLQGCFQLSTSLIYWTAYVEVRYFDRVSNQTVGSICECGVFGVDSPLNSASGLLVLPDSDPLACSRNTSFTPRHQPWIALIKKGNCTYSQKIRAAQRQGASAVVIYNLDGTGNDTNLMAHSDAKNIVAIMVGNVLGTEMAGLVKNGSDVYVVITVANPRGLWYSSTWAYALSFTFIGVTIITMFYFAFLFFKRMYRNKQLRMQQMEMKRENEKAIAKLEVRTLRTGDPEVDSEDVSCVVCTDSFKHHEQVTVLPCRHLYHKKCIEPWLLEHPTCPMCKFHILKYKIEEESEEPPSSSSSSADTFSLSVIRTEQLHTHPLGRPSDGEVQTQHIYENPAFEEGAETISQD; the protein is encoded by the exons ATGAAAGCTCTACACGGACGTTCGTGTGTCTGGCTGTGGGCTTTTGTTCTCCAGGGCTGCTTCCAGCTCAGCACTTCCTTGATTTACTGGACTGCCTACGTTGAAGTCAGATACTTTGACAGAGTCTCTAATCAAACGGTGGGCAGTATATGCGAGTGCGGCGTGTTTGGAGTGGACTCACCCTTGAATTCGGCTTCCGGGCTTCTTGTGCTTCCAGATTCAGATCCTCTGGCATGCTCGAGGAACACTAGCTTCACCCCCAGACACCAGCCATGGATTGCCCTGATAAAGAAAGGAAACTGCACATATTCACAGAAGATACGAGCTGCCCAGCGACAAGGAGCCTCGGCGGTGGTGATTTACAACCTAGACGGGACGGGCAATGACACCAACCTCATGGCCCATTCAG ATGCCAAGAACATAGTTGCCATCATGGTTGGTAATGTTCTAGGCACTGAAATGGCTGGCCTAGTGAAGAACGGCTCAGATGTGTATGTAGTGATCACGGTGGCCAATCCTCGGGGTCTGTGGTACAGCAGCACATGGGCATACGCGCTGTCCTTCACCTTCATCGGCGTAACCATCATCACCATGTTCTACTTCGCTTTCCTCTTCTTCAAACGAATGTACAGAAACAAGCAGCTCCGGATGCAGCAG AtggagatgaagagagagaatgaaaaggCCATAGCAAAGTTAGAAGTGAGGACTCTGCGGACGGGAGACCCG gAGGTGGACTCGGAGGACGTGAGCTGTGTGGTGTGCACCGACTCGTTCAAACACCACGAACAGGTCACTGTTTTGCCCTGCAG ACATCTCTATCATAAGAAGTGCATCGAGCCGTGGCTGCTGGAGCACCCCACCTGCCCCATGTGTAAGTTTCACATCCTCAAATACAAG ATTGAGGAGGAGAGCGAGGAGCcgccttcatcatcatcttcatcggCCGACACGTTCAGTCTGTCTGTGATCAGGACAGAGCAGCTCCACACACACC CTCTCGGACGGCCATCAGACGGCGAGGTTCAGACACAACACATTTATGAGAACCCTGCGTTTGAAGAAGGAGCAGAGACCATCAGCCAGGATTAA
- the sh3bgrl gene encoding SH3 domain-binding glutamic acid-rich-like protein, protein MFVSEWTSSVGDVMKQEERRGMRRCSAPRGSDDRGVRSSLFSSSSASEESVVMVIKVYIASSSGSTSIKKQQQDVMGFLAANKIEFEECDIAADEDNRKWMREHVPDDFRPATGNPLPPQIFNEDRYCGNYEAFFCAREDNAVYAFLGLTAPPGSKEAEALSKKTQM, encoded by the exons ATGTTTGTTTCGGAGTGGACTTCGTCTGTTGGTGATGTGATGAAGCAGGAAGAGAGGCGGGGGATGAGGAGGTGCTCGGCTCCTCGAGGCTCAGATGATCGTGGAGTTCGGTCATCGCTGTTCTCGAGCTCGAGCGCGTCTGAGGAATCTGTCGTTATGGTGATTAAAGTTTACATCGCGTCGTCCTCCGGATCCACGTCG ATCAAGAAGCAGCAGCAGGATGTGATGGGCTTCTTAGCAGCCAATAAGATAGAGTTTGAGGAATGTGACATCGCAGCAGACGAGGACAACAGGAAGTGGATGCGAGAACACGTCCCTGATGATTTCCGGCCGGCCACAGGgaatcctcttcctcctcagaTCTTCAACGAGGACAGATACTGTGGG AACTACGAGGCGTTCTTCTGTGCTCGTGAGGACAATGCCGTGTATGCGTTCCTGGGCTTGACGGCGCCTCCAGGCTCCAAG GAGGCAGAAGCGCTGTCTAAGAAAACACAGATGTAA